Genomic segment of Umezawaea sp. Da 62-37:
GCGAGATTGCGCAGGCTGGCCATCATCCTGGGCCCGCCGCCGGTGCGTGCCCGAGAGGCATCTTCGCCCATCGTCACGTCGCGGACCCAGTGCAGCTTGTTCTCCACGTGCCAGTGCCCGCGGATGTAGCGGGCCAACTCGGCGGGCTGGGCCTGCGCGGCGGTCAGGGATGTCACCGCGTACACCGTCTCGCGGCTCGCGCGCCTGGTGCTGCCCTTGCGTTTACGGGTCCGCACTATCCGGACGGCCTGGGCGGCGTGCGGGAACAGGATCCCGGCGGCGACGGTGACGACCTTGTAGGTGCGGGTGACTACCCGGCCGTGGCCGGTGTCGGTCTCGCGGTACCCGATCGGCACGTCCTTCCACGGCAGGCCCGCCAACTGATCGCGCAACGCCTTCTGGTTGCCCTTCACGGTGATCACGTAGTGCGCGCCACGGCCGTGCAGGTACTCGGCATGCCCGCGTTGCGCGTGCAACGCGTCGGCGGTGACGACGAGACCGGTCACATCGACGATCGTGTCCAGAAGTGCTGCGAACATGGGGATCTCGTTGCTTTTCTCCGCGATCTCGACCTGGCCCACCGTGACCCCGCTGTCGTGGTCCAGGCACGCCATCACCATTCGCGCGCGCTGCTCGCCGTGACGGGAACCCCGCAGCGCCTTACCGTCGACCGCGATCGCGCGGCGCCGCCGCCTGCCCGGCGCCCCCATCCACGCTGCCTTGACACGCCCGGACAGCCAGACGCCGATCGCGGTGTCGAACCCGTCACCGGTCAATGCCGAGAGCGCCCGCCGGATCGTGGACGCGTTCGGTGCGCCGATCCCCATTCCGCTCAGCGTGTCCTCGGCCGCGTCCGCGGCCCATTCGGCGATCGCGGCGAACGACCGCGCACCGGAGACCACCGCGCACACCGACACGAACAGGATCGCCGCGAACCGATACCGCACACCCCGTTTCCTGCGTGGATCCGGCACCGACTCCAACACCTCGAGCAACCCGGTCCGCGCCTGCGGCGCCACCTCGCCCAGCGGGGCCAACTGGCGTGACAGGACAGTGATGGGAGACGATGACACGGCAGGCACGGCGGAGCTCCGAAGATCACGATGGCGTAGGAACCTTCATGATCGACGGTCCTGTCGTGCCTGCTCCGGACTACCCGATCTTCGGTGTGTCGCAACCCGAATCAGCAGGTCAAGCCACTGGTAGTCGACTTTGCCTCAGCCCTGCCCGCGCGGGCGTGGCGACCGGACTCCGCGCGGCCGTGATCGGGGTGTCGCGCCGGGACGGTAAGCTCCCACCCGCGGTGGTGCGACACACGGTCCAGGCCGGTGTCGCGTGTTCAGCAGAGAGCGGATGCCGCGAACCGTCCCAGGCGGAAGTCCGCCTCGGGTTCGCGTCTGCTGAACAGAGAGCACAGGTGGGCCGCGTGTCCGACGAGGTCGAGTGGCAGCAGGACAAGTCCCGTTTCGTCGACACCGCCCTGGAAGCCGTCGAACAGCACCCCGTGCTGGGCCTCTCCAGCCCGCTGGCGAGGCAGTTCGCCCAGCTCACCCGTTCCCTCCTGGACGCCCCCTCGGTGGGCGACGTGCTGAACCGCGTGGTGTTCGCCGCCCTGGAGGCGATCCCCGACGCGAGCGTGGTGAGCGTGACGCTGCGCGCCCCGGACGGCTCGTTCCACACGCCGGTGCAGACCGACCCGCTGGCCAACGAGATCGACCAGGTCCAGTACGCCACCGGCGAGGGCCCCTGCGTGCACGCCGCCCGGATGCCCGGCCCCGGCCTCGCCGAGAGCGGCGACCTCGCCAACGACCCGAACTGGCCCCTCTTCGGCCCGGCCTCCGCCGCGCGCGGCATGAACTCGCTGCTGTCCACCACGCTGCTCCCCGATGCCCACCCGCCGCAGCTCTCGGGCGCGCTCAACGTCTACTCGGCGAAGACGGGCGCGTTCACCGCCGCCGACCGCGACACCGCGCTGCTGCTGGCCACCCACGGCTCGCTGGCGCTGGCCGCGACCAGGGCCGTGACCGCCGCCGACCTGAAGCTCGAACACCTGCGCAAGGCCATCGACTCGCGCGACGTCATCGGCCAGGCCAAGGGCATCCTCATGCACCGCCGCGGCATCACCGCCGACGAGGCGTTCGACACCCTGCGCACGACGTCGCAGCGGCTCAACGTCAAGCTCGCGGAACTCGCCAGGACGTTCGCCACCCGCCACCGCGAGATCGACCGCCTTCTCTGAGTCTCGGTCCCGCGCCCGCGGAACGATTCCGCCGCCGGACCAACGGCCCACTTCCGCGACTGCGTCATATGACCTTGTGACCAGTCACCACCGGTGATGAGGTCGGTCCTCGGCGACCGGGGAACAGCGTCCTCCCGAAGCCGCGGCCCCGCCCGGTGCGCCGCGCCGCCCGTGAATCCGGGAAGGAGGCCTCTGGTTCCCGGGACCGCGGGATGGGGAGGCTGGACGTCGAAGCACCGGCAGACCGGAGGGAAGAGTGATGTCCGCACCGACCGAAGATCGAGGTCAGCTGTCGCACCCCGTTCTTGGCGACCTGGCGCAGTGGCAGACGGCGTTCCTCGCCTACGCGGCGGCCGCGCCGACCGGCAACCCGTACTTCCCGACGGGGCACGTCATCGACGTGCCGTTCGACGTGGAGCGGTTGCTGGAGGGCCTGGCGTGGTTCGAGTCGAGGTACGGGCGGCTGGTGGGGCCGGGGCTGCTGCCGGACCTGGAGACGATGCGGCGCGCGCTGGTCGGGTGGAAGCAGGGCGGCGGGCAGGTGGTCGGGGGCGCATCCCACCGGCATCCGCACGTGGCCGGGGCGGGGGTCGCGCTGAGCGGCGGCGGGTTGCCGGAGGAGGTGGTGTTCGAGGGCGTCGAGGTGAACGACGAGGGGTCGCCGTGCCACAACTTCTGGCACTGGCTCAACGGCACGTCCTGAAGCGCCACGGGGGTGGTGTCCGCGGATTCCTAGGGGGACTCATGTTATCCGGGCCGGCAGCGGGAACTCGGCGTGACGGCGGAGCGGTGGTCGGATCGCGGCTGCTCGCGGTGGGCGCGGCGGTGGTGGTGGCGGTCGCGCTGGTGGTCCACATGGGCACCACCACCGCGGCGTCCCATCCGCATAACTGGTTCATGGCGATCGTCTACTGCCTGCTGGGGGAACGGGTCGTCGCCCACGCGCGGCGGAACGCGGTGGGCTGGCTCGTGCTCGCGCTGGGGGTGTGCGGGGCGCTCGCGGTGGGGGCCGCGGCGCTGCCGGGCGTGTGGTGGGTGGCGTGGGTCGGCACCTGGATCTGGTGGCCCACCTACGCGCTGCTCCCGGTGGTGCTGCTGCTGTTCCCCGACGGACGGCCACCCGGCCGCTGGTGGTGGGCGGCGGTCGTGGTCGCGGGTGTCGGCGTGGTGCTGCCGGTGGTCGGGATCGGCTGGGCGTCGTGGGACCGGCCGGTCGAGTTCTGGCACCAGGTTTTCGGCGGTACCGCGCGCAGAGGGGTCGCGGTGGTGCTGGCGAAGATCGGGTTCGGGGTGTTCGCGGTCGCGCTGGTGTCGGCCGTGATCTCGCTGGGGGTGCGGTGGCGCGGGTCCGGGGGGACCTCGCGCCACGTCCTCGGGTGGGCCATGGCGGGTGCGCTCGTGGGGATCCCGACGCTGGCGCTGGAACTGGCGTCCGGCGCGGCGTGGGGGGCGTGGCTGGTGGTCGCCGCCGCGTTCCCCGCCGCGCTGGTGGTGGTGATCCTGCGCTACGGCCTGTACGACATCGAGCTGATCATCCACCGGACGCTGCTCTACGGGCTGCTGGGCTCGTTGCTGGTCTGCGCGTACACGGCGGTCGTGCTGGCCATAACCATGTTCGTGCCCGGCCTCGCGAACGCGGTCGCCACGTTCGTGGTCGTGGTGGCGCTCGCGCCGCTGCACCACGTGCTCCGACGCGCGCTGGACCGCCAGCTGTTCGGCGACCGCGCCGACCCGTACCGGGCGCTGGTCGAACTGGGGCGCACGCTGGCGAACCCGTGCCGCCCGCACGAGGTGCTGCCTGGGATTGCCGCGTCGGTCGGGAGAGCGTTGAAGCTGC
This window contains:
- a CDS encoding ISAs1 family transposase, translating into MSSSPITVLSRQLAPLGEVAPQARTGLLEVLESVPDPRRKRGVRYRFAAILFVSVCAVVSGARSFAAIAEWAADAAEDTLSGMGIGAPNASTIRRALSALTGDGFDTAIGVWLSGRVKAAWMGAPGRRRRRAIAVDGKALRGSRHGEQRARMVMACLDHDSGVTVGQVEIAEKSNEIPMFAALLDTIVDVTGLVVTADALHAQRGHAEYLHGRGAHYVITVKGNQKALRDQLAGLPWKDVPIGYRETDTGHGRVVTRTYKVVTVAAGILFPHAAQAVRIVRTRKRKGSTRRASRETVYAVTSLTAAQAQPAELARYIRGHWHVENKLHWVRDVTMGEDASRARTGGGPRMMASLRNLAISLLRLTGHTNIAKAVRHMGRRPERAIKLISAS
- a CDS encoding GAF and ANTAR domain-containing protein; this encodes MSDEVEWQQDKSRFVDTALEAVEQHPVLGLSSPLARQFAQLTRSLLDAPSVGDVLNRVVFAALEAIPDASVVSVTLRAPDGSFHTPVQTDPLANEIDQVQYATGEGPCVHAARMPGPGLAESGDLANDPNWPLFGPASAARGMNSLLSTTLLPDAHPPQLSGALNVYSAKTGAFTAADRDTALLLATHGSLALAATRAVTAADLKLEHLRKAIDSRDVIGQAKGILMHRRGITADEAFDTLRTTSQRLNVKLAELARTFATRHREIDRLL
- a CDS encoding ATP-binding protein, which gives rise to MVGSRLLAVGAAVVVAVALVVHMGTTTAASHPHNWFMAIVYCLLGERVVAHARRNAVGWLVLALGVCGALAVGAAALPGVWWVAWVGTWIWWPTYALLPVVLLLFPDGRPPGRWWWAAVVVAGVGVVLPVVGIGWASWDRPVEFWHQVFGGTARRGVAVVLAKIGFGVFAVALVSAVISLGVRWRGSGGTSRHVLGWAMAGALVGIPTLALELASGAAWGAWLVVAAAFPAALVVVILRYGLYDIELIIHRTLLYGLLGSLLVCAYTAVVLAITMFVPGLANAVATFVVVVALAPLHHVLRRALDRQLFGDRADPYRALVELGRTLANPCRPHEVLPGIAASVGRALKLPYVALHLEGQDCRPPDVYGCSHGWEQHEVELRHSGQRIGLLVAEARAGDERLGRRERGLLDALAGQASPAVHSARLALALRKADARFERKRRDELHRISKDLHDTIGPSVAGIRMQVNGVLRNMEGTDAQVRKRLGEAVTDLTSLTGTVRKVVRNVQALDLKSGLVPALCRQAERYDDELTVRVVPSGRLDDIPPSIVSAAYLVVSEALANVAHHAEAAECRIDVVVTACGLELTITDDGRGIPEDRVPGVGLESMKERCQVLGGEFGVERSDTGTRVRARIPFERN